In Phacochoerus africanus isolate WHEZ1 chromosome 2, ROS_Pafr_v1, whole genome shotgun sequence, one DNA window encodes the following:
- the LHX3 gene encoding LIM/homeobox protein Lhx3 isoform X2 — protein sequence MLLETELAGDRDRPGAPAAAAVCTLRGTREIPLCAGCDQHILDRFILKALDRHWHSKCLKCSDCHTPLAERCFSRGESLYCKDDFFKRFGTKCAACQLGIPPTQVVRRAQDFVYHLHCFACVVCKRQLATGDEFYLMEDSRLVCKADYETAKQREAEATAKRPRTTITAKQLETLKSAYNTSPKPARHVREQLSSETGLDMRVVQVWFQNRRAKEKRLKKDAGRQRWGQYFRNMKRARGGSKSDKDSVQEEGQDSDAEVSFTDEPPGAEMGPANGLFGGLGESAPALGRPSGAPGSFPMEHGGLAGPQQYGELRPSSPYGVPSSPAALQSLPGPQPLLSSLVYPEAGLGLVPAGAPGGPPPMRVLAGNGPSSDLSTGSSGGYPDFPASPASWLDEVDHAQF from the exons ATGCTGCTGGAAACGGAGCTGGCGGGCGACCGAGATCGGCCCGGGGCCCCCGCAGCCGCCGCTGTCTGCACCTTACGCGGGACTCGGG AGATCCCGCTGTGTGCCGGCTGCGACCAGCACATCCTGGACCGCTTCATCCTCAAGGCTCTGGACCGCCACTGGCACAGCAAGTGCCTCAAGTGCAGCGACTGCCACACGCCGCTGGCCGAGCGCTGCTTCAGCCGCGGAGAGAGCCTCTACTGCAAGGACGACTTCTTCAA GCGCTTCGGGACCAAGTGCGCCGCGTGCCAGCTGGGCATCCCGCCCACGCAGGTGGTGCGCCGCGCCCAGGACTTCGTGTACCACCTGCACTGCTTCGCCTGCGTCGTGTGCAAGCGGCAGCTGGCCACGGGCGACGAGTTCTACCTCATGGAGGACAGCCGGCTCGTGTGCAAGGCCGACTACGAGACCGCCAAGCAGCGAG AGGCCGAGGCCACGGCCAAGCGGCCGCGCACGACCATCACGGCCAAGCAGCTGGAGACGCTGAAGAGCGCCTACAACACGTCGCCCAAGCCCGCGCGCCACGTGCGCGAGCAGCTCTCCTCCGAGACCGGCCTGGACATGCGCGTCGTGCAG gTGTGGTTCCAGAACCGCCGGGCCAAGGAAAAGCGGCTCAAGAAGGACGCCGGCCGGCAGCGCTGGGGCCAGTACTTTCGTAACATGAAGCGCGCCCGCGGCGGCTCCAAGTCGGACAAGGACAGCgtccaggaggaggggcaggacagTGATGCGGAGGTCTCCTTCACAG ACGAGCCGCCCGGGGCCGAGATGGGCCCCGCCAACGGCCTCTTCGGCGGCCTGGGGGAGTCTGCCCCTGCCTTGGGCCGGCCCTCGGGGGCCCCGGGCAGCTTCCCGATGGAGCACGGAGGCCTGGCGGGCCCGCAGCAGTACGGAGAGCTGCGCCCCAGCAGCCCCTACGGTGTCCCCTCGTCGCCCGCCGCCCTGCAGAgcctccctggcccccagcccctcctctccagcTTGGTGTACCCGGAGGCTGGCTTGGGGCTTGTGCCCGCGGGAGCCCCAGGTGGGCCCCCACCCATGAGGGTGCTGGCAGGGAACGGACCCAGCTCCGACCTATCCACGGGGAGCAGTGGGGGCTACCCCGACTTCCCCGCCAGCCCCGCCTCCTGGCTGGACGAGGTGGACCACGCTCAGTTCTGA
- the LHX3 gene encoding LIM/homeobox protein Lhx3 isoform X1: MEARGELGPSRESAGGDLLLALLARREDLRREIPLCAGCDQHILDRFILKALDRHWHSKCLKCSDCHTPLAERCFSRGESLYCKDDFFKRFGTKCAACQLGIPPTQVVRRAQDFVYHLHCFACVVCKRQLATGDEFYLMEDSRLVCKADYETAKQREAEATAKRPRTTITAKQLETLKSAYNTSPKPARHVREQLSSETGLDMRVVQVWFQNRRAKEKRLKKDAGRQRWGQYFRNMKRARGGSKSDKDSVQEEGQDSDAEVSFTDEPPGAEMGPANGLFGGLGESAPALGRPSGAPGSFPMEHGGLAGPQQYGELRPSSPYGVPSSPAALQSLPGPQPLLSSLVYPEAGLGLVPAGAPGGPPPMRVLAGNGPSSDLSTGSSGGYPDFPASPASWLDEVDHAQF; the protein is encoded by the exons ATGGAAGCGCGCGGGGAGCTGGGCCCCAGCCGGGAGTCGGCGGGCGGCGACCTGCTGCTGGCGCTGCTGGCGCGGAGGGAGGACCTGCGCCGAG AGATCCCGCTGTGTGCCGGCTGCGACCAGCACATCCTGGACCGCTTCATCCTCAAGGCTCTGGACCGCCACTGGCACAGCAAGTGCCTCAAGTGCAGCGACTGCCACACGCCGCTGGCCGAGCGCTGCTTCAGCCGCGGAGAGAGCCTCTACTGCAAGGACGACTTCTTCAA GCGCTTCGGGACCAAGTGCGCCGCGTGCCAGCTGGGCATCCCGCCCACGCAGGTGGTGCGCCGCGCCCAGGACTTCGTGTACCACCTGCACTGCTTCGCCTGCGTCGTGTGCAAGCGGCAGCTGGCCACGGGCGACGAGTTCTACCTCATGGAGGACAGCCGGCTCGTGTGCAAGGCCGACTACGAGACCGCCAAGCAGCGAG AGGCCGAGGCCACGGCCAAGCGGCCGCGCACGACCATCACGGCCAAGCAGCTGGAGACGCTGAAGAGCGCCTACAACACGTCGCCCAAGCCCGCGCGCCACGTGCGCGAGCAGCTCTCCTCCGAGACCGGCCTGGACATGCGCGTCGTGCAG gTGTGGTTCCAGAACCGCCGGGCCAAGGAAAAGCGGCTCAAGAAGGACGCCGGCCGGCAGCGCTGGGGCCAGTACTTTCGTAACATGAAGCGCGCCCGCGGCGGCTCCAAGTCGGACAAGGACAGCgtccaggaggaggggcaggacagTGATGCGGAGGTCTCCTTCACAG ACGAGCCGCCCGGGGCCGAGATGGGCCCCGCCAACGGCCTCTTCGGCGGCCTGGGGGAGTCTGCCCCTGCCTTGGGCCGGCCCTCGGGGGCCCCGGGCAGCTTCCCGATGGAGCACGGAGGCCTGGCGGGCCCGCAGCAGTACGGAGAGCTGCGCCCCAGCAGCCCCTACGGTGTCCCCTCGTCGCCCGCCGCCCTGCAGAgcctccctggcccccagcccctcctctccagcTTGGTGTACCCGGAGGCTGGCTTGGGGCTTGTGCCCGCGGGAGCCCCAGGTGGGCCCCCACCCATGAGGGTGCTGGCAGGGAACGGACCCAGCTCCGACCTATCCACGGGGAGCAGTGGGGGCTACCCCGACTTCCCCGCCAGCCCCGCCTCCTGGCTGGACGAGGTGGACCACGCTCAGTTCTGA